One window from the genome of [Mycobacterium] stephanolepidis encodes:
- a CDS encoding amidohydrolase produces the protein MSDIILTAATVITMDDERPRAEAIAVSGNRIVAVGSLAECTSTLPDAEVIDTGAGALLPGFVEPHGHPFMSGVITEAPVRSIAPWRAQSWDDVIAAFHTALAEADPSEPLIFSGFDALLHEHPAPDARELDQIFGDRVAAITDNSGHGIYFGTALMKLHGWDGAPPADPVGGHYQRNTDGSLNGRGFEVPVLTEVLAPLIAGMGNPLHSAALFFSAMARAGYTSTSDMSYDRQLKPAYEALAAAPSCPLRVSLWEMSTTETYTESEEFTVDEDMLRKTGVKLWTDGAVWVGTGATSFPYLDSEATRRAAIDPTTAGGTRSLNYSREQLDAILDKAAPLGWQMAFHSNGDLAVELALDAYEAALQRHGLLGTDHRWRLEHVGGAIRAQLDRAARLGVHVSMSPFQYYFWGDLLDGHIFDHEHGSQWQPFSDAVASGACVSLHNDGSVSPPSPLTNIQTVTSRRTRAGNVHGAQQAITLDEALRAQTINAARTLQRDRLIGSITVGKLADFVELSHDPYGIDPARLTEEISIKGTWIGGRHVDLAAFLGAFRDATDTDHSTTPVAPIKHCC, from the coding sequence ATGTCTGACATCATTCTGACGGCAGCCACCGTGATCACGATGGACGATGAGCGGCCCCGCGCCGAGGCCATCGCGGTATCGGGAAACCGCATCGTCGCAGTGGGGTCGCTGGCGGAATGCACCTCGACGCTCCCCGACGCCGAGGTGATCGACACCGGGGCAGGCGCCCTCCTACCTGGTTTCGTTGAGCCACACGGGCATCCGTTCATGAGCGGTGTCATCACCGAGGCTCCCGTGCGCTCGATCGCCCCCTGGAGGGCACAGAGCTGGGACGACGTGATCGCCGCGTTTCACACGGCGCTCGCCGAGGCCGACCCATCAGAACCATTGATTTTCAGCGGATTCGATGCACTCCTACACGAACACCCCGCACCGGACGCCCGCGAACTGGACCAGATCTTCGGTGATCGCGTCGCCGCCATCACCGATAACTCCGGACATGGAATCTACTTCGGCACAGCACTGATGAAGCTGCACGGCTGGGACGGAGCCCCACCGGCAGACCCGGTGGGCGGGCATTACCAGCGCAACACCGACGGCAGTCTCAACGGACGTGGATTCGAGGTTCCCGTACTCACCGAGGTACTGGCGCCGCTGATCGCCGGAATGGGCAATCCCCTACATTCGGCCGCGCTGTTCTTCTCGGCGATGGCCCGCGCGGGATACACATCAACCTCGGACATGTCCTACGACCGGCAGCTCAAGCCCGCCTACGAGGCACTCGCCGCGGCTCCTTCATGTCCACTTCGGGTCAGTCTGTGGGAGATGTCTACAACCGAAACCTATACCGAATCAGAGGAATTCACAGTAGACGAGGACATGTTACGCAAGACCGGCGTCAAGCTGTGGACCGACGGCGCGGTGTGGGTCGGGACGGGCGCGACGTCATTCCCCTACCTCGACTCGGAGGCGACCCGAAGGGCAGCGATCGACCCGACCACTGCGGGTGGAACGCGTTCGTTGAACTACTCCCGCGAGCAGCTCGATGCCATCCTCGACAAGGCCGCACCTCTGGGCTGGCAGATGGCCTTCCATTCCAACGGTGACCTTGCCGTGGAGCTGGCACTCGACGCCTACGAGGCCGCACTGCAGCGACACGGCTTGCTCGGCACCGACCACCGGTGGCGACTCGAACACGTCGGAGGCGCCATCCGCGCCCAGCTGGACCGTGCCGCCCGGTTGGGCGTACACGTCTCCATGTCGCCCTTCCAGTACTACTTCTGGGGCGATCTGTTGGACGGCCACATCTTCGACCACGAGCACGGCAGCCAGTGGCAGCCCTTCTCCGATGCGGTCGCCTCAGGGGCGTGCGTGTCGCTGCACAACGACGGATCCGTCTCACCGCCCTCTCCGTTGACAAACATCCAGACGGTGACGTCCCGGCGCACACGTGCCGGCAATGTCCACGGCGCCCAACAGGCCATCACCCTCGATGAGGCGCTGCGCGCGCAGACCATCAACGCGGCTCGCACACTGCAACGAGACCGCCTCATCGGTTCCATCACCGTCGGCAAGCTCGCCGATTTCGTCGAACTGTCGCACGATCCGTACGGGATTGATCCCGCGCGGCTCACCGAGGAAATCAGCATCAAGGGCACCTGGATCGGTGGCCGACACGTTGACCTCGCTGCGTTCCTCGGTGCATTCCGCGATGCCACCGACACTGACCACAGCACCACCCCGGTGGCCCCGATCAAGCACTGCTGCTAG
- a CDS encoding trimeric intracellular cation channel family protein gives MTNSVELHSLVSISHVVLDYLGTLAFAMSAALVAVEKKFDIVGLAVLAMVTAIGGGVIRDLIIGQHPPAAFTSFSHIGIALAAAGLVFLWQPPARLTGWPLQITDALGLAVFCVTGTAIAAHSGLSAPSAALLGALTAIGGGVIRDLLSGETPILLRPDSELYAIPAMLGSSITAFLIHFGIYSDLTGMAAALGAFGLRMLAIRFHWHAPQARRR, from the coding sequence ATGACGAACTCGGTCGAGCTGCATTCGTTGGTGTCGATCAGCCACGTGGTTCTTGATTACCTGGGCACCTTGGCCTTTGCGATGTCGGCGGCGCTGGTCGCCGTCGAGAAGAAATTCGACATCGTCGGGCTCGCGGTGCTTGCCATGGTGACGGCGATCGGCGGCGGCGTAATCCGTGACCTCATCATCGGACAACATCCGCCGGCGGCATTCACCAGTTTTTCCCATATCGGGATAGCGCTTGCCGCAGCGGGATTGGTTTTCCTCTGGCAGCCTCCGGCCAGGCTCACCGGCTGGCCCCTGCAGATCACCGATGCCTTGGGACTAGCGGTCTTCTGCGTGACGGGCACCGCCATCGCGGCCCATAGCGGACTTTCCGCGCCTTCGGCCGCGCTCCTGGGTGCGCTGACTGCCATCGGAGGTGGAGTCATCCGCGACCTGCTCTCCGGCGAGACACCGATCCTGCTGCGGCCGGACAGCGAGCTTTATGCCATACCGGCCATGCTCGGCTCCAGCATCACAGCATTCCTGATCCATTTCGGCATCTACTCCGATCTGACCGGAATGGCTGCAGCGCTAGGCGCATTCGGGCTGCGCATGCTTGCGATCCGATTCCATTGGCACGCACCACAGGCCCGGAGGAGATAA
- a CDS encoding PAC2 family protein, producing the protein MIWLSNPFSASRSSSPSRRAYAGTVTQSDTAQNGLPVLRDPVVVAAFEGWNDAGDAASAALEHLDTTWQATPLMTIDDEDYYDYQVNRPVVRLVKGVTRELEWPGMHISYCSPPGSQRDVVLMHGAEPNMRWRTFCNRLLAIADRLNVSTVVILGALLADTPHTRPVPVSGTAYSPDAAKFFGLEETRYEGPTGIAGVFQDACVNAGIPAVAFWAAVPHYVSQPPNPKATVALLQRVEDVLDVEVPLGDLPEQAEEWEQAVSEMTTEDEEIAEYVQSLEERGDAEVDTTEILSKIDGDALAAEFERYLRRRGPRFGG; encoded by the coding sequence GTGATCTGGCTATCCAATCCATTCTCCGCCAGCCGCAGCTCGTCCCCGTCACGCAGGGCTTACGCTGGCACCGTGACCCAGTCGGATACCGCCCAGAACGGCCTACCCGTGCTGCGCGACCCGGTGGTGGTTGCCGCATTCGAGGGCTGGAACGACGCCGGGGATGCCGCCAGCGCTGCGTTGGAGCACCTGGACACCACCTGGCAGGCCACTCCGCTGATGACCATCGACGATGAGGATTACTACGACTACCAGGTCAATCGTCCCGTCGTACGGCTGGTCAAGGGTGTCACCCGCGAGTTGGAATGGCCGGGCATGCATATCTCCTATTGTTCGCCGCCCGGCTCGCAGCGCGACGTGGTTCTGATGCACGGTGCCGAACCGAACATGCGGTGGCGCACCTTCTGTAACCGCCTACTGGCCATCGCAGACCGTCTTAACGTCTCGACCGTGGTGATCCTGGGGGCACTGTTGGCCGACACTCCACACACCCGGCCGGTGCCCGTGAGCGGTACCGCCTACTCCCCCGACGCCGCGAAATTCTTCGGCCTGGAGGAGACCCGATATGAGGGCCCCACCGGTATCGCCGGGGTGTTCCAGGACGCCTGTGTGAACGCCGGCATACCGGCCGTGGCCTTCTGGGCCGCGGTACCGCACTACGTATCGCAACCCCCCAATCCAAAGGCGACGGTCGCGCTGCTGCAGCGCGTCGAAGACGTACTGGATGTCGAGGTGCCGCTCGGAGACCTGCCCGAACAGGCCGAGGAGTGGGAGCAGGCCGTCTCCGAGATGACCACCGAGGACGAAGAGATTGCCGAGTACGTCCAGTCGCTCGAGGAACGTGGTGACGCCGAGGTGGATACCACCGAGATTCTGAGCAAGATCGATGGCGACGCCCTGGCAGCCGAATTCGAGCGATACCTGCGACGGCGCGGACCACGGTTCGGGGGCTAA
- the metH gene encoding methionine synthase: MTNLQPNVRPDCTDALATALEQRILVIDGAMGTAIQRDRPDEAGYRGVRFADWPSDLIGNNDLLTLTQPHIIEGIHREYLEAGADILETNTFNANAVSLSDYGMEELSYELNYAGAALARAAADDYSTPAKPRYVAGALGPTTRTASISPDVNDPGARNVSYDQLVAAYLEAANGLVDGGADIILVETIFDSLNAKAAVFAVETLFEQRGRRWPIIISGTITDASGRTLSGQVTEAFWNAIRHAKPIAVGLNCALGAPEMRPYIAEMSRIADTFVSCYPNAGLPNAFGEYDESPERQAGYLAEFAEDGLVNLVGGCCGTAPAHIAEIAKVVEGMAPRQLPQLPVATRLSGLEPLNITDDSLFVNIGERTNITGSARFRNLIKAEDYDTALSVALQQVEVGAQVIDINMDEGMIDGVAAMDRFTKLIAAEPDISRVPVMIDSSKWEVIEAGLKNVQGKPIVNSISMKEGEEKFIREAQLCRKYGAAVVVMAFDETGQADNLERRKEICGRAYRILTEEVGFPAEDIIFDPNCFALATGIEEHATYGIDFIEACAWIKENLPGVHISGGISNVSFSFRGNNPVREAIHAVFLFHAIKAGLDMGIVNAGALVPYDSIDSELRERIEDVVLNRRADAAERLLEIAERFNSTENSGGGDDRAVQEWRNLPVRERITHALVKGIDAHVDDDTEELRAEIADAGGRPIEVIEGPLMDGMNVVGDLFGAGKMFLPQVVKSARVMKKAVAYLLPFIEKEKEESGLTASKDTNGTIIMATVKGDVHDIGKNIVGVVLQCNNFEVIDLGVMVPAQKILEAAKEHDADIIGLSGLITPSLDEMANFAVEMEREGLQIPLLIGGATTSRAHTAVKISPRRKGPVVWVKDASRSVPVAAALLDDKQRPGLLEATEKDYASLRERHAQKNERPTLTLEKARANRTPIEWDGYTPPVPVQGIGVREFLDYDIAELREYIDWQPFFNAWEMKGRFPDILNNPATGEAARKLYDDAQQMLDTLIKEKWLTANGVIGFFPANAVGSNMEDIEVYTDDTRTEVLTTLHNLRQQGEHRDGIPNRSLGDYIAPKDTGLADYVGAFAVTSGLGSQDKIMEFKADLDDYSAILLESVADRLAEAFAERMHQRVRKEFWGFQPDEQLDNEALIGEKYRGIRPAPGYPACPEHTEKTTLFDLMDVTKRTGIELTESMAMWPGAAVSGWYFSHPQSQYFVVGRLAQDQVADYAKRKGWTLQEAERWLGPNLGYNPED, from the coding sequence GTGACCAATCTGCAGCCGAATGTCCGACCCGACTGCACGGACGCGCTGGCAACTGCTCTCGAACAGCGGATCCTGGTGATCGACGGCGCGATGGGTACGGCGATCCAGCGCGATAGGCCCGACGAGGCCGGATATCGCGGCGTACGGTTCGCCGACTGGCCGAGTGACCTCATCGGCAATAACGATCTGCTCACTCTGACGCAGCCCCACATCATCGAGGGCATCCACCGTGAGTACCTCGAGGCAGGTGCGGACATCCTCGAGACCAACACCTTCAATGCGAACGCGGTGTCGCTCTCCGACTACGGCATGGAAGAGCTGAGCTACGAGCTGAACTACGCCGGTGCCGCGCTGGCGCGAGCCGCCGCCGACGACTACAGCACCCCGGCGAAGCCCCGATACGTGGCCGGGGCGCTGGGGCCGACCACCCGGACCGCCTCGATTTCACCGGACGTCAACGATCCCGGAGCCCGCAATGTCTCCTACGACCAGCTGGTCGCCGCCTACCTCGAAGCAGCCAACGGCCTGGTCGACGGCGGTGCGGACATCATCCTCGTGGAGACCATCTTCGACTCGCTGAACGCCAAGGCAGCGGTGTTCGCCGTGGAGACGCTGTTCGAGCAGCGCGGTCGGCGCTGGCCGATCATCATCTCGGGCACCATCACCGACGCGTCAGGGCGCACGTTGTCCGGCCAGGTCACCGAGGCATTCTGGAACGCGATCCGGCACGCCAAGCCCATCGCGGTGGGCCTCAACTGTGCCCTGGGCGCTCCGGAAATGCGGCCCTATATCGCCGAGATGTCGCGCATTGCCGACACCTTCGTCTCCTGCTATCCGAACGCGGGTCTGCCCAATGCCTTCGGTGAGTACGACGAGTCGCCCGAGCGCCAGGCCGGGTACCTTGCCGAGTTCGCCGAGGACGGCCTGGTCAACCTGGTCGGTGGGTGCTGCGGGACAGCGCCTGCGCATATCGCGGAGATCGCCAAGGTTGTCGAGGGCATGGCCCCTAGACAGCTGCCACAGCTGCCGGTGGCCACCCGACTATCGGGCCTGGAGCCGCTCAACATCACCGACGACTCGCTGTTCGTGAACATCGGTGAGCGCACCAACATCACCGGCTCCGCCCGGTTCCGCAACCTGATCAAGGCAGAGGACTACGACACCGCGCTGTCGGTCGCCCTGCAGCAGGTCGAGGTCGGTGCGCAGGTCATCGACATCAACATGGACGAGGGCATGATCGACGGCGTTGCCGCGATGGACCGGTTCACCAAGCTGATCGCGGCCGAACCCGACATCAGCCGCGTCCCGGTGATGATCGACTCCTCCAAGTGGGAGGTCATCGAGGCCGGCCTGAAGAACGTGCAGGGCAAGCCGATCGTCAACTCGATCTCCATGAAGGAGGGCGAGGAGAAGTTCATCCGCGAAGCGCAGCTGTGCCGCAAATACGGTGCCGCCGTCGTGGTGATGGCCTTTGACGAAACAGGTCAGGCCGACAATCTGGAGCGTCGGAAGGAGATCTGCGGGCGCGCCTACCGGATCCTGACCGAAGAGGTCGGCTTTCCGGCCGAGGACATCATCTTCGATCCGAACTGCTTCGCGCTGGCGACGGGTATCGAGGAGCACGCGACGTATGGGATCGACTTCATCGAGGCCTGCGCCTGGATCAAGGAGAACCTGCCCGGGGTGCACATCTCCGGCGGTATCTCGAACGTGTCGTTCTCGTTCCGCGGCAACAACCCCGTCCGCGAGGCTATTCACGCAGTGTTCCTGTTCCACGCCATCAAGGCCGGTCTGGACATGGGCATCGTCAACGCCGGCGCACTGGTGCCGTACGACTCGATCGACTCCGAGCTGCGGGAGCGCATCGAGGACGTCGTCCTGAACCGTCGCGCGGACGCGGCCGAACGGCTCCTGGAGATCGCCGAACGGTTCAACAGCACGGAGAACTCGGGCGGAGGAGACGATCGAGCTGTTCAAGAGTGGCGTAATCTTCCTGTACGCGAACGGATTACGCACGCCCTGGTCAAGGGCATCGATGCTCATGTCGACGACGACACCGAGGAATTGCGCGCCGAGATCGCCGATGCGGGCGGCCGCCCGATCGAGGTGATCGAGGGGCCACTCATGGACGGCATGAACGTCGTCGGTGACCTCTTCGGTGCTGGAAAGATGTTCCTACCCCAGGTGGTGAAGTCGGCCCGGGTGATGAAGAAGGCCGTCGCGTACCTGCTGCCGTTCATCGAGAAGGAAAAGGAAGAGTCCGGCCTCACCGCGTCCAAGGACACCAACGGCACCATCATCATGGCGACCGTGAAGGGCGACGTCCACGACATCGGCAAGAACATCGTCGGGGTCGTCTTGCAGTGCAACAACTTCGAGGTGATCGACCTCGGTGTGATGGTGCCTGCCCAGAAGATCCTGGAGGCGGCGAAGGAGCACGACGCCGACATCATCGGGTTGTCCGGCCTGATCACCCCGTCGCTGGATGAAATGGCCAACTTCGCCGTCGAGATGGAACGCGAAGGGCTCCAGATCCCGCTGCTGATCGGTGGCGCGACCACCTCGCGCGCACACACCGCGGTAAAGATCTCGCCGCGTCGCAAGGGCCCGGTGGTCTGGGTCAAAGATGCCTCGCGTTCCGTGCCCGTCGCCGCCGCACTCCTCGACGACAAGCAGCGGCCAGGACTACTGGAGGCCACCGAGAAGGACTACGCGTCGCTTCGCGAACGGCATGCGCAGAAGAACGAGCGGCCGACGCTGACGCTGGAGAAGGCCCGGGCCAACCGGACGCCGATCGAGTGGGACGGATACACCCCACCGGTGCCCGTCCAGGGCATTGGCGTGCGGGAGTTTCTGGACTACGACATCGCCGAGCTGCGTGAGTACATCGACTGGCAGCCGTTCTTCAACGCCTGGGAGATGAAGGGCCGGTTCCCCGACATCCTCAACAACCCGGCCACCGGCGAGGCCGCACGCAAGCTGTATGACGACGCCCAGCAGATGCTCGACACCCTGATCAAGGAGAAGTGGCTGACCGCCAACGGGGTGATCGGCTTCTTCCCGGCGAACGCGGTCGGCTCGAACATGGAAGACATCGAGGTCTACACCGACGACACCCGCACCGAGGTGCTGACCACGCTGCACAACCTGCGCCAGCAGGGCGAGCACCGCGACGGCATCCCGAACCGGAGCCTCGGTGACTACATCGCGCCCAAGGACACTGGCCTGGCCGACTATGTCGGTGCCTTCGCGGTCACCTCGGGGCTCGGTAGCCAGGACAAGATCATGGAGTTCAAGGCGGATCTGGACGACTACAGCGCGATCCTGCTGGAGTCGGTCGCCGACCGGCTGGCCGAGGCTTTCGCCGAACGGATGCACCAGCGGGTCCGCAAGGAGTTCTGGGGCTTCCAGCCCGATGAGCAGCTGGACAACGAGGCGCTCATCGGCGAGAAGTACCGGGGAATCCGCCCGGCGCCCGGTTACCCGGCCTGCCCGGAGCACACCGAGAAGACCACGCTGTTCGACCTGATGGACGTCACGAAGCGGACCGGCATCGAGCTGACCGAATCGATGGCGATGTGGCCCGGCGCCGCGGTCAGCGGCTGGTACTTCTCGCATCCGCAGTCGCAGTACTTCGTGGTCGGCCGGTTGGCCCAGGACCAGGTCGCCGACTATGCCAAGCGCAAGGGCTGGACGCTGCAGGAAGCGGAGCGCTGGCTCGGCCCGAACCTCGGCTATAACCCTGAGGACTGA
- a CDS encoding HAD family hydrolase, whose translation MRAVLWDMDGTLIDSEKLWDISMAETCRRLGGEMTPELRTALLGGSAEATMKMMFAAFGLEPDPELMARENDWLHEYTGELFETNLTWCDGAQDMLAQLAAEQVSMALVTNTIRSLTNQALKTIGTQWFSGTVCGDEVVRTKPAPDPYLRAAALLGIDPADCLAIEDSATGAAAAEAAGCAVLVVPNHVEVPAGDRRRHATTLSGLSADDLRRAHADVRTATTCKPI comes from the coding sequence ATGCGAGCGGTGCTGTGGGACATGGACGGCACGCTCATCGACTCGGAGAAGCTCTGGGATATCTCGATGGCCGAAACGTGCCGCAGGCTGGGCGGCGAGATGACCCCCGAACTGCGTACCGCGCTGCTCGGCGGATCCGCCGAGGCCACCATGAAGATGATGTTCGCGGCGTTCGGGCTGGAGCCGGACCCCGAGCTGATGGCCCGCGAGAACGATTGGCTGCACGAGTACACCGGCGAGCTCTTCGAAACCAATCTCACCTGGTGCGACGGTGCCCAAGACATGCTCGCGCAGCTAGCCGCCGAGCAGGTATCCATGGCACTGGTGACCAACACCATCAGATCACTCACCAACCAGGCGCTCAAGACCATTGGCACACAGTGGTTTTCCGGAACCGTATGCGGCGACGAGGTGGTGCGCACCAAACCGGCCCCCGACCCGTACTTGCGGGCTGCGGCGCTGCTGGGCATAGATCCGGCCGATTGCCTGGCCATCGAGGATTCGGCGACCGGTGCGGCCGCGGCCGAGGCGGCGGGTTGTGCGGTGCTGGTGGTGCCCAACCATGTCGAGGTGCCCGCCGGCGACCGGCGCAGGCATGCCACCACCTTGTCGGGCCTATCCGCGGACGACCTGCGGCGCGCCCACGCGGATGTGCGGACGGCCACCACGTGCAAACCCATATGA
- a CDS encoding phosphoribosyl-ATP diphosphatase, whose product MTESPPVKTFDELFAELSDRAKTRPEGSGTVAALDAGVHTLGKKLLEEAGEVWLAAEHESDESLAEEVSQLLYWAQVLLIARGLTLDDVYRKL is encoded by the coding sequence GTGACAGAATCGCCACCCGTGAAGACCTTCGACGAGCTGTTCGCTGAGCTCAGTGATCGCGCCAAGACCCGGCCTGAGGGGAGCGGCACCGTCGCCGCCCTCGACGCGGGGGTGCATACCCTGGGCAAGAAGCTGCTCGAAGAGGCGGGTGAGGTGTGGCTGGCCGCCGAACACGAGAGCGACGAATCGCTTGCCGAAGAGGTAAGTCAGCTGCTCTATTGGGCACAGGTGCTGCTGATCGCCCGCGGTCTGACTCTCGACGACGTCTACCGGAAGCTCTGA